One window of the Reyranella humidisoli genome contains the following:
- a CDS encoding 5-(carboxyamino)imidazole ribonucleotide synthase, whose protein sequence is MPAELPLPPGSTIGILGGGQLGRMTALAAARLGYRCIVYAPEDDPIAAQVCAGHVQGAYDDVSTLARFVAQVDVVTYEFENVPEGAVLECEKLKPVRPGVKPIHFAQHRLREKDFLRKLGIGTADYQPIRSEADIAAATALPGILKTCTEGYDGKGQARVTDKAGLSAAWEKLGRRECILEAMVDFECEVSAIVARGLDGATRCFPIGINGHRDGILRTTTVPSGLPATTLATVERFGIELAQGLDLVGLVALEMFVTKDGSVLANEMAPRPHNSGHWTMDACATSQFEQLVRAICGLPLGPVDVLAPSRMENLIGDEANDWPRYLAEPTARLHLYGKAEARPGRKMGHVTYVLPGLLPPASGSSTT, encoded by the coding sequence ATGCCGGCCGAGCTTCCTCTACCGCCGGGATCGACCATCGGTATCCTGGGCGGCGGCCAGTTGGGCCGCATGACGGCGCTTGCCGCGGCCCGATTGGGCTATCGCTGCATCGTCTATGCCCCGGAGGACGATCCGATCGCCGCGCAGGTCTGCGCCGGTCATGTCCAGGGGGCCTACGACGATGTCAGCACCCTCGCCCGGTTCGTGGCCCAGGTGGACGTCGTCACCTATGAGTTCGAGAACGTCCCCGAAGGCGCCGTGCTGGAATGCGAGAAGCTGAAGCCGGTCCGGCCGGGCGTGAAGCCCATCCACTTCGCCCAGCATCGGCTCCGCGAAAAGGACTTCCTGCGCAAGCTTGGGATCGGCACAGCCGACTACCAGCCCATCCGCTCCGAAGCCGACATCGCCGCCGCCACCGCCCTGCCCGGTATCCTGAAGACCTGCACCGAAGGTTATGACGGCAAGGGCCAGGCGCGCGTGACGGACAAGGCGGGACTGTCCGCCGCCTGGGAGAAGCTCGGCCGGCGGGAGTGCATCCTGGAGGCGATGGTCGATTTCGAGTGCGAGGTCTCCGCCATCGTCGCCCGGGGGCTCGACGGCGCCACGCGCTGCTTCCCGATCGGCATCAACGGCCATCGCGACGGCATCCTGAGGACCACGACCGTGCCATCCGGGCTGCCGGCGACCACGCTGGCCACCGTCGAGCGCTTCGGCATCGAACTGGCGCAGGGCCTCGATCTCGTCGGTCTCGTGGCGCTGGAAATGTTCGTGACGAAGGATGGGAGCGTGCTGGCCAACGAGATGGCGCCGCGCCCGCACAATTCCGGCCACTGGACGATGGACGCCTGCGCCACCAGCCAGTTCGAGCAGCTGGTGCGGGCCATCTGCGGCCTGCCGCTCGGGCCGGTCGACGTGCTGGCGCCATCACGGATGGAGAACCTGATCGGCGACGAGGCCAACGACTGGCCCCGCTACCTCGCCGAACCGACGGCCCGGCTGCACCTCTACGGCAAGGCGGAAGCCCGCCCCGGCCGCAAGATGGGGCACGTCACCTACGTGCTGCCGGGCCTGCTGCCGCCTGCTTCGGGTTCGTCCACGACCTGA
- the purE gene encoding 5-(carboxyamino)imidazole ribonucleotide mutase produces MARKTIKRRRTTKPLVGLIMGSQSDWSTMRHAAETLEALGVPFEARIISAHRTPKRMMDYASGAKGRGLKVIIAGAGGAAHLPGMTAAMTPLPVLGVPVESAALKGQDSLLSIVQMPAGIPVGTLAIGRAGSINSALLAASIVGLGDAKIMAAVEAWRTRQTQAVAKIPSDDAPPHR; encoded by the coding sequence ATGGCCCGGAAAACCATCAAACGTCGCCGGACGACCAAGCCCCTGGTCGGCCTCATCATGGGCAGCCAGTCCGACTGGTCGACCATGCGTCACGCCGCCGAGACACTGGAGGCGCTGGGCGTCCCGTTCGAGGCGCGCATCATTTCCGCACACCGGACGCCGAAGCGCATGATGGACTATGCCTCCGGCGCCAAGGGCCGTGGCCTGAAGGTGATAATCGCCGGCGCGGGCGGCGCCGCCCACCTTCCGGGCATGACCGCCGCCATGACGCCGCTTCCCGTCCTGGGCGTGCCGGTGGAAAGCGCCGCACTCAAGGGTCAGGACAGTCTTCTTTCCATAGTCCAGATGCCGGCAGGCATCCCGGTCGGGACACTCGCGATCGGCCGCGCCGGATCGATCAATTCCGCGCTTCTGGCGGCTTCGATCGTCGGTCTTGGCGACGCCAAGATCATGGCCGCCGTCGAGGCGTGGCGCACGCGTCAGACGCAGGCCGTTGCCAAGATCCCATCCGACGACGCCCCGCCCCACCGCTGA
- a CDS encoding YdcH family protein, whose protein sequence is MNDLTSSDPPDAETIKAKLEALKSEHRDLDEVVDRLLEKPPFDQLQLQRLKKRKLGLKDQILRLESRLIPDIIA, encoded by the coding sequence ATGAATGACCTGACGTCGTCGGATCCGCCGGACGCAGAGACCATCAAGGCCAAACTTGAGGCCCTGAAAAGCGAGCATCGCGACCTCGACGAGGTGGTCGATCGCCTGCTCGAAAAGCCGCCTTTCGACCAGCTCCAGCTCCAGCGCCTCAAGAAGCGCAAGCTCGGCCTGAAGGACCAGATCCTGCGTCTGGAAAGTCGGCTCATTCCCGATATCATCGCCTGA
- a CDS encoding TIGR02444 family protein, producing MSDFLPHPFWNFSLELYAGEGVAEACLDLQERRGCDVNILLFCCWLGASGRPTLTADRLRSILAASDAWQSEVVKPLREMRRRLKDNVWPGALPETVDAVRRRVADAELAAEHAEQLKLASLHSPSPDRERPPEKRLRAAVGNLGVYAVCLGVVPDDKDRKAVAALMRATFPALAPPEVAEAVGLAA from the coding sequence GTGTCGGACTTTCTCCCCCATCCGTTCTGGAACTTCTCGCTCGAACTCTATGCCGGTGAGGGCGTGGCCGAGGCTTGCCTCGACCTGCAGGAGCGCCGCGGCTGCGACGTGAACATCCTGCTGTTCTGCTGCTGGCTGGGCGCTTCGGGGCGTCCCACCCTGACGGCCGACCGGCTGCGCTCGATCCTGGCCGCCAGCGATGCCTGGCAGTCCGAGGTCGTGAAGCCGTTGCGCGAGATGCGGCGGCGGCTCAAGGACAATGTCTGGCCGGGCGCGCTGCCCGAAACGGTCGATGCCGTGCGCCGGCGCGTCGCCGACGCGGAACTGGCGGCCGAACATGCCGAGCAGCTCAAACTGGCGAGTCTGCATTCTCCGTCGCCTGATCGCGAGCGTCCGCCGGAGAAGCGCCTGCGCGCCGCGGTCGGCAACCTGGGTGTCTATGCCGTCTGCCTGGGCGTCGTGCCGGACGACAAGGATCGCAAAGCGGTCGCCGCGCTGATGCGCGCAACGTTTCCCGCGCTGGCCCCGCCCGAGGTCGCGGAGGCCGTGGGGCTCGCGGCCTGA
- a CDS encoding YdcH family protein, protein MSTVDHIEALKNKHSVLEQAIHQETTRPHPDDDAICSLKKRKLMIKDEIVRLSEPDTSH, encoded by the coding sequence ATGAGCACCGTGGACCACATCGAAGCACTGAAGAACAAGCACTCTGTTCTCGAGCAGGCGATCCATCAGGAGACGACGAGGCCGCATCCCGACGATGATGCGATCTGCAGCCTCAAGAAGCGGAAGCTCATGATCAAGGACGAGATCGTCCGTCTCAGCGAGCCCGACACGTCGCACTGA
- a CDS encoding AzlC family ABC transporter permease — protein MSPSARVTWRSFQAGALRMILPGLASLPFGIGFGVAAAQKGLSAFETTLMSFTVMAGTSQMVALDIWAQPLPLMALAVSVFVANLRYFVMGAALQPHLPHLPWWLQPPVWYVTVDQNWAVNIAEYRRGHGDLGKFLGGGFVMACIWSGSTLAGHLAAGGILSDPTMAKRLGLDFVGVAVFVVVATILFRGKRDIAPWMVAIAAAFAAKWLMGGNWYIVIGGLAGGLFGALRDFRRDDVRQS, from the coding sequence GTGTCCCCTTCCGCGCGCGTGACGTGGCGCAGTTTCCAGGCCGGCGCCCTGCGCATGATCCTGCCGGGCCTCGCCTCCCTGCCATTCGGAATAGGCTTCGGCGTCGCTGCCGCGCAGAAGGGCCTGAGCGCTTTCGAGACCACGTTGATGAGCTTCACCGTCATGGCCGGTACCAGCCAGATGGTGGCGCTCGACATCTGGGCGCAGCCGCTGCCGTTGATGGCGCTCGCCGTCTCGGTGTTCGTGGCCAACCTGCGCTACTTCGTGATGGGCGCGGCGCTGCAGCCTCATCTCCCGCACCTGCCGTGGTGGCTTCAGCCGCCGGTCTGGTACGTGACGGTCGACCAGAACTGGGCCGTCAACATCGCCGAATATCGTCGCGGCCATGGCGACCTCGGCAAGTTCCTGGGGGGCGGCTTCGTGATGGCCTGCATCTGGTCGGGCTCGACCCTGGCCGGCCATCTGGCGGCGGGCGGCATCCTTTCCGATCCCACGATGGCCAAGCGGCTGGGCCTCGACTTCGTGGGGGTGGCGGTCTTCGTCGTGGTGGCGACCATCCTGTTCCGCGGCAAGCGCGACATCGCGCCATGGATGGTGGCGATCGCCGCAGCCTTCGCGGCCAAGTGGCTGATGGGCGGCAACTGGTACATCGTCATCGGCGGCCTGGCCGGCGGACTCTTCGGCGCGCTGCGAGATTTCAGGAGAGACGATGTCCGCCAGTCCTGA
- a CDS encoding SrfA family protein — protein sequence MAGETTLIVTTRSGVRPLGVRGEPLHNAAPQLRRVVRRRLGDAAADLLADPQLHENDQGIDWYAGWSGPVRPVTELAPAERDAVLAKVEATLAEIRRLGDMLAGHGPKEETGTVGLSLKLAARAPSPAFVFLVGDRPVIVAWGYEKEAASALLPLALARVPDAPVPGLGAPERRPVLEAAQVARPGLPAVIPAAGVPWWRTLALALPLLLLLLGGAWLLRGLLPVDPDVAIATREGPPAPPPPEALPDPVPALKAAYSTEQSRERVLKVELALAEAELKKRIADCKPPEPPKPPQVAAAPPPPMIPPAPKPAPPKATPPQAAPQPRNPGDNRLRLPNAPTNDYSFMQGCWRTDPFRHETLQMQPGVSSYCFDASGAGQLEWRRGRTACRTRAQARFEGAVLRLRDADSTCNDGSRWFSDQLVCHRGSDNVAVCSGQSRNAYGAPVTWSVNLHKLN from the coding sequence ATGGCCGGTGAAACAACGCTCATCGTGACGACCCGCAGCGGCGTGCGCCCGCTGGGCGTGCGCGGCGAGCCCTTGCACAATGCCGCGCCGCAATTGCGCCGCGTGGTGCGCCGCCGCCTCGGCGATGCCGCCGCCGACCTGCTGGCCGATCCGCAGCTCCACGAGAACGACCAGGGCATCGACTGGTATGCCGGCTGGTCCGGTCCCGTTCGTCCCGTCACCGAACTGGCCCCGGCCGAGCGCGACGCGGTGCTGGCGAAGGTCGAGGCCACGCTCGCCGAAATCCGCCGGCTGGGCGACATGCTGGCAGGCCACGGGCCGAAGGAAGAAACCGGCACCGTCGGCCTGTCGCTGAAGCTCGCCGCACGGGCGCCCTCGCCTGCGTTCGTCTTCCTGGTCGGAGATAGACCCGTCATCGTCGCCTGGGGCTACGAAAAGGAAGCCGCCAGCGCTTTACTGCCGCTCGCGCTGGCGCGCGTTCCCGACGCGCCCGTGCCCGGATTGGGCGCCCCCGAGCGCCGTCCGGTGCTGGAAGCGGCGCAAGTGGCACGGCCCGGCTTGCCCGCTGTCATTCCTGCCGCCGGTGTGCCGTGGTGGCGCACGCTCGCCCTCGCGCTGCCGCTCCTGCTTCTTCTGTTGGGCGGCGCATGGTTGCTGCGCGGCCTGCTGCCGGTGGATCCCGACGTCGCCATCGCCACGCGCGAGGGACCGCCGGCTCCCCCGCCACCGGAAGCCCTGCCGGATCCCGTGCCCGCGTTGAAGGCGGCCTACTCGACCGAGCAATCGCGCGAGCGCGTCCTGAAGGTCGAACTGGCCCTGGCCGAGGCCGAGTTGAAGAAGCGCATCGCCGACTGCAAGCCCCCGGAACCGCCCAAGCCGCCGCAAGTCGCCGCCGCGCCCCCGCCGCCGATGATCCCGCCGGCCCCCAAGCCCGCACCGCCCAAGGCCACGCCACCACAGGCCGCTCCCCAACCGCGCAATCCCGGCGACAATCGTCTGCGCCTGCCGAACGCTCCCACCAACGACTACTCGTTCATGCAGGGCTGCTGGCGCACCGATCCGTTCCGCCACGAGACGCTGCAGATGCAGCCGGGAGTCTCGTCCTATTGCTTCGATGCGAGCGGCGCGGGCCAGCTTGAATGGCGGCGGGGCCGGACGGCGTGCCGGACGCGCGCCCAGGCCCGCTTCGAGGGCGCTGTGCTGCGGCTGCGCGACGCCGATTCGACCTGCAACGACGGCTCGAGGTGGTTTTCGGACCAGCTCGTCTGCCATCGCGGCTCCGACAATGTCGCGGTGTGCAGCGGCCAGTCGCGCAACGCCTACGGCGCGCCGGTCACCTGGTCGGTCAACCTGCACAAGCTGAACTGA
- a CDS encoding acyl-CoA synthetase, which translates to MAKRKSGRGSSTSKRPVKRKAAAKTKKPAGRAAKKAAPKKAAPKKAASPKKVAAPRKVPASKPLARPGQRRPVKSRTSVTRLAPPRPVSHKTALAAHNIYERDLDKTPANHAALTPLQFIERTASVYPDHVALIHGERRQTWAETYARCRRLASALARVGIGVGDTVAIMAPNIPEMYEAHFGVPMTGGVLNSLNTRLDAAMVAFILDHSETKVLLVDREYHRVVTEALAIAKVQPLVVDIDDPECDDRAQIGDTTWEEFIADGDPDFAWAYPSDEWNAITLNYTSGTTGNPKGVVYSHRGATLSSYGNATQWPIGLHPVYLWTLPMFHCNGWCFPWTLALVAGTSVCLRRPAAKPIFDALADHDVSHMCGAPIIMQLIIGATPAERRPLKRKVEFMTAASPPPAAVLEALEKQNFRVTHVYGLTEVYGPATICSWHENWDELPAHDRARLKARQGVRYAAEDGVTVMDPRTMKEVPRDGATMGEVMFRGNLTMKGYLKNPAATRDAFAGGWFHSGDLGVMHEDGYIELRDRSKDIIISGGENISTIEVEGVIIAHPAVANAAVVAKPDEKWGETPCAFVMLKPGATATAQDIIAHCRANLAGYKCPRHVVFRDLPMTSTGKVQKFVLREWAKAA; encoded by the coding sequence ATGGCCAAGCGCAAGTCGGGAAGAGGCAGCAGCACGTCGAAACGTCCGGTCAAGCGTAAGGCCGCCGCCAAGACGAAAAAGCCGGCCGGGCGCGCCGCGAAGAAGGCCGCTCCGAAGAAGGCCGCTCCGAAGAAGGCTGCTTCGCCTAAGAAAGTCGCCGCGCCCCGCAAGGTCCCCGCGTCCAAGCCGCTCGCCCGCCCGGGCCAGCGCCGGCCGGTCAAGAGCCGGACCTCCGTCACGCGCCTCGCGCCGCCCCGCCCGGTTTCTCATAAGACCGCCCTCGCCGCGCACAACATCTACGAACGCGACCTCGACAAGACGCCCGCCAACCATGCCGCTCTCACGCCGCTGCAGTTCATCGAGCGCACCGCCAGCGTCTATCCCGACCATGTCGCCCTGATCCACGGCGAGCGTCGGCAGACATGGGCGGAAACCTATGCACGCTGCCGGCGCCTTGCCTCGGCCCTCGCCAGGGTCGGCATCGGCGTGGGCGACACGGTGGCCATCATGGCGCCCAACATTCCCGAGATGTACGAGGCGCATTTCGGCGTCCCCATGACAGGCGGCGTGCTGAACTCGCTGAACACCCGCCTCGATGCGGCGATGGTCGCCTTCATCCTCGACCATAGCGAGACCAAGGTTCTGCTGGTCGATCGCGAATACCATCGCGTCGTGACCGAGGCGCTGGCGATCGCCAAGGTGCAGCCGCTGGTCGTCGACATCGACGATCCCGAGTGCGACGACCGCGCCCAGATCGGCGACACGACCTGGGAGGAATTCATCGCCGACGGCGATCCCGATTTCGCGTGGGCCTATCCGTCGGATGAGTGGAACGCGATCACGCTTAACTACACGTCGGGCACCACCGGCAACCCCAAGGGCGTGGTCTACAGCCATCGCGGCGCGACGCTCTCCTCCTACGGCAACGCCACGCAATGGCCGATCGGCCTGCACCCCGTCTATCTCTGGACGCTGCCGATGTTCCACTGCAACGGCTGGTGCTTCCCCTGGACGCTGGCGCTGGTCGCCGGCACTTCGGTCTGCCTGCGCCGCCCCGCCGCCAAGCCGATCTTCGATGCGCTGGCCGACCACGACGTCAGCCATATGTGCGGCGCGCCGATCATCATGCAGCTGATCATCGGTGCGACGCCGGCCGAACGTCGGCCGCTCAAGCGCAAGGTCGAGTTCATGACCGCCGCCTCGCCGCCGCCCGCCGCCGTGCTGGAGGCGCTGGAGAAGCAGAATTTCCGCGTGACGCACGTCTATGGCCTCACGGAAGTCTACGGCCCCGCCACCATCTGCTCCTGGCACGAAAACTGGGACGAACTGCCGGCCCACGACCGCGCGCGGCTGAAGGCGCGCCAGGGTGTGCGTTACGCCGCCGAGGACGGCGTCACGGTGATGGATCCCAGGACCATGAAGGAAGTGCCGCGCGACGGCGCGACGATGGGCGAGGTGATGTTCCGCGGCAACCTCACCATGAAGGGCTATCTCAAGAACCCGGCCGCGACACGCGATGCCTTCGCCGGTGGCTGGTTCCACTCCGGCGATCTCGGCGTGATGCACGAGGACGGCTACATCGAACTGCGCGACCGTTCGAAGGACATCATCATCTCGGGCGGCGAGAACATCTCGACCATCGAGGTCGAGGGCGTGATCATCGCCCATCCCGCCGTCGCCAATGCCGCCGTGGTGGCCAAGCCCGACGAGAAATGGGGCGAGACGCCCTGCGCCTTCGTGATGCTGAAGCCCGGCGCGACCGCCACCGCCCAGGACATCATCGCCCACTGCCGCGCCAACCTCGCGGGCTACAAGTGCCCGCGACATGTCGTGTTCCGCGACTTGCCAATGACCTCGACAGGCAAGGTGCAGAAATTCGTCCTGCGCGAATGGGCAAAGGCGGCCTGA
- a CDS encoding Bug family tripartite tricarboxylate transporter substrate binding protein, producing the protein MVGRREVTLGGLAALASTRVQAQTTNWPAKPIRLIVPYGPGGSADQVARLYAEKMSASLGQQIIVEDKPGASGGVGAQMVATAPADGYTLLLSPTAIMAITPAARKVPYNPEDLVAVARLSTPILVVTITNALGARSWAEFVALAKANPGKYWFGSSGLGTITHLTGEVLTRAAGIQMQHSPYKTIVDATGDVFDGRIQMVFDPSFVPYAKAGKVRAAFVDQPTRMADLPDTPTAIEVGVDLKGFRARSWFGLFAPKGTPESVLKRISDAAAQAAALPVMKEKLLLVAQNVEYQSYTDFARQVREDQVYFARLLKDLDIKLE; encoded by the coding sequence ATGGTCGGTCGCCGTGAGGTGACGCTGGGCGGGCTTGCCGCGCTGGCGTCGACGCGTGTGCAGGCTCAAACCACGAATTGGCCCGCCAAGCCGATCCGCCTGATCGTGCCCTATGGGCCCGGCGGTTCGGCCGACCAGGTCGCCCGGCTCTATGCCGAGAAGATGAGCGCTTCACTCGGCCAGCAGATCATCGTCGAGGACAAGCCCGGCGCGTCCGGCGGTGTCGGCGCCCAGATGGTCGCGACGGCGCCGGCCGACGGCTATACGCTCCTGCTCTCGCCGACCGCGATCATGGCCATCACGCCGGCCGCCCGGAAGGTGCCGTACAATCCCGAGGACCTCGTTGCCGTCGCGCGCCTGTCGACGCCTATCCTCGTCGTCACGATCACGAACGCGCTGGGCGCCAGGAGCTGGGCGGAATTCGTGGCGCTCGCGAAAGCAAATCCCGGCAAATACTGGTTCGGCTCGTCGGGTCTCGGCACCATCACGCATCTCACCGGCGAGGTGCTGACACGCGCGGCCGGAATCCAGATGCAGCATTCGCCCTACAAGACGATCGTCGATGCCACGGGCGACGTCTTCGACGGTCGCATCCAGATGGTCTTCGATCCGTCGTTCGTGCCCTATGCCAAGGCCGGCAAGGTGCGCGCCGCCTTCGTCGACCAGCCGACGCGCATGGCGGACCTGCCGGACACCCCGACGGCGATCGAAGTCGGTGTCGATCTCAAGGGCTTTCGTGCAAGGAGCTGGTTTGGCCTCTTTGCGCCCAAGGGAACGCCGGAATCCGTGCTCAAGCGCATATCCGATGCAGCAGCGCAGGCCGCCGCCCTGCCCGTCATGAAGGAAAAACTGCTGCTCGTGGCTCAGAACGTGGAATATCAATCCTACACCGACTTCGCGCGGCAGGTGCGCGAGGACCAGGTCTACTTCGCCAGGCTGCTGAAGGACCTGGATATCAAGCTGGAGTAA
- a CDS encoding propionyl-CoA synthetase: MTVGNRYRAMHARSLSDPEGFWAEQAAAIDWTRHWDKVLDGANPPFYRWFQGGELNACHNALDRHVDGGRAEQAALIYDSPLTNTKKTFTYRELRDQVALIAGMIAAQGVGKGDRVILYMPMIPEAVMAMLACARIGAIHSVVFGGFAAKELSSRIDDCAPKLILTASCGIEPTRIVQYKPLVDQAIEQAAHKVPKVILLQRPQYAATMVAGRDLDWDQALATAQPAACVPVKATDPLYILYTSGTTGQPKGVVRDTGGYCVALAWSMKNLYGVEPGEVYWCASDVGWVVGHSYIVYGPLIHGATTILYEGKPVGTPDAGAFWRVISEHKAMALFTAPTAFRAIKREDPEGKLLKNYDLSKFRTLFLAGERGDPPTVEWAQKLLGVPVVDHWWQTETGWAICGNFQGLDPMPVKLGSTSVPSPGWHLDVLDENGHPMKPGEVGALAGKLPLPPGTFPTLWNADERYKQSYMTEFPGYYKTGDAGFIDQDGYVSVMTRVDDVINVAGHRLSTGQIEEVLGAHNDVAECAVIGIADELKGQVPLGFLVLKAGVNRPPQEITNEVVQMVRDRIGPVAFFKSALVVQRLPKTRSGKILRGTMQKMADSQPWTLPATIEDPVVLDEIKDGLKGAGFTK, from the coding sequence ATGACCGTCGGGAACAGATATCGCGCCATGCACGCGCGCTCGCTGAGCGACCCGGAAGGTTTCTGGGCCGAGCAGGCCGCCGCGATCGACTGGACGAGGCACTGGGACAAGGTGCTCGACGGCGCCAATCCGCCCTTCTATCGCTGGTTCCAGGGTGGCGAACTCAATGCCTGCCACAATGCGCTCGACCGGCATGTCGACGGTGGCCGCGCCGAGCAGGCGGCGCTGATCTACGACTCGCCGCTCACCAACACCAAGAAGACCTTCACCTACCGCGAACTGCGCGATCAGGTCGCGCTCATCGCCGGCATGATCGCGGCCCAGGGCGTGGGCAAGGGCGACCGTGTCATCCTCTACATGCCGATGATCCCCGAAGCCGTTATGGCGATGCTCGCCTGCGCTCGGATCGGTGCCATCCATTCCGTGGTGTTCGGCGGCTTCGCGGCCAAGGAGCTGTCGAGCCGCATCGACGATTGCGCGCCCAAGCTGATCCTGACCGCCTCGTGCGGCATCGAGCCGACGCGCATCGTGCAGTACAAGCCGCTGGTCGATCAGGCGATCGAGCAGGCGGCTCACAAGGTGCCGAAGGTTATCCTGCTGCAGCGGCCGCAGTATGCCGCGACGATGGTGGCCGGTCGCGACCTCGACTGGGACCAGGCGCTCGCCACGGCACAGCCGGCGGCGTGCGTGCCGGTGAAGGCCACCGATCCGCTCTACATCCTCTACACGTCGGGCACGACCGGGCAGCCCAAGGGTGTCGTGCGCGACACCGGCGGCTACTGCGTGGCGCTCGCCTGGTCGATGAAGAACCTCTACGGCGTCGAGCCGGGTGAAGTGTACTGGTGCGCCTCGGACGTGGGCTGGGTCGTGGGCCACAGCTACATCGTCTATGGGCCGCTGATCCACGGTGCGACCACGATCCTCTACGAAGGCAAGCCGGTCGGCACGCCCGATGCCGGCGCCTTCTGGCGCGTGATCTCCGAGCACAAGGCGATGGCGCTGTTCACCGCGCCGACCGCCTTCCGCGCGATCAAGCGCGAGGACCCCGAGGGTAAGCTGCTGAAGAACTACGACCTGTCGAAGTTCCGCACGCTGTTCCTCGCCGGCGAACGTGGCGATCCGCCGACGGTCGAATGGGCGCAGAAGCTGCTGGGCGTGCCGGTGGTCGATCACTGGTGGCAGACCGAAACCGGCTGGGCGATCTGCGGCAACTTCCAAGGCCTCGACCCGATGCCGGTAAAACTCGGCTCGACCTCGGTGCCGTCGCCGGGCTGGCATCTCGATGTGCTCGACGAGAACGGCCATCCGATGAAGCCGGGCGAGGTCGGCGCGCTGGCAGGCAAACTGCCGCTGCCGCCGGGAACCTTCCCGACCTTGTGGAACGCCGACGAGCGCTACAAGCAGAGCTACATGACCGAGTTCCCCGGTTACTATAAGACCGGCGATGCGGGCTTCATCGATCAGGATGGATACGTCTCGGTGATGACGCGCGTGGACGACGTGATCAACGTCGCCGGCCATCGCCTCTCGACGGGACAGATCGAGGAAGTGCTGGGCGCCCACAACGACGTCGCCGAATGTGCGGTGATCGGCATTGCCGACGAATTGAAGGGCCAGGTGCCGCTGGGCTTCCTGGTGCTGAAGGCCGGCGTCAACCGGCCGCCGCAGGAGATCACCAACGAGGTCGTGCAGATGGTGCGTGATCGCATCGGTCCCGTCGCCTTCTTCAAGAGCGCGCTGGTCGTGCAGCGGCTGCCCAAGACGCGCTCGGGCAAGATCCTGCGCGGCACGATGCAGAAGATGGCCGACAGCCAGCCGTGGACCTTGCCGGCCACGATCGAGGATCCGGTCGTGCTCGACGAGATCAAGGACGGCCTGAAGGGCGCGGGGTTTACGAAATAA